A DNA window from Arachis hypogaea cultivar Tifrunner chromosome 18, arahy.Tifrunner.gnm2.J5K5, whole genome shotgun sequence contains the following coding sequences:
- the LOC112770466 gene encoding uncharacterized protein — MKHREVYDWFVRKCNVYLNSTCITRALKAARKIVEGDEIAQYGLVWDYANELLTSNPGSRVQVGVILMPESPPLFDRFYVCLDACERGFKAGYRPLIGLDGAFLKTLHGGQILTACGQDANNHIFVIVYAIVSVENKDNWQWFLELLHSDLGDYREHKWCFISYMQKGLIPAVQEVFPRVHHRFCVWHLWRNFSKQWGSCELKDLVWKCARSRTTVEFDRNMKRVKLINEKAWQYLDKWPKEAWTKAHFSEVPKVDNICNSACESFNAKIKHERSKPILTLAEKVRRIIMKSMVDNRKKLQNYQGILPHVQQSRLEAMTVLSHHWAPQWSGDEKDELYEVHGWPTNMVVDLSKHTCTCRFWQLTGMPCMHAISAIQDKNDKRPEEYCHEWLKMEAYKRTYYFNVNPVKG; from the exons ATGAAGCATCGAGAGGTTTATGATTGGTTTGTCCGAAAGTGTAATGTGTACCTCAATAGCACATGCATCACCAGGGCACTAAAAGCTGCTAGAAAAATTGTAGAGGGTGATGAGATAGCCCAGTATGGTTTGGTGTGGGATTATGCAAACGAGTTACTCACTAGCAATCCAGGATCCAGAGTGCAAGTTGGTGTGATCCTTATGCCTGAGAGTCCTCCACTATTTGATCGGTTCTATGTGTGTCTTGATGCTTGCGAGCGGGGGTTTAAGGCGGGTTATAGACCTCTAATTGGACTAGATGGAGCGTTTCTGAAGACACTACACGGAGGACAAATTCTTACTGCTTGCGGACAAGATGCTAACAATCACATCTTTGTGATTGTCTATGCAATTGTCAGTGTGGAAAACAAGGATAACTGGCAATGGTTTCTTGAACTGCTTCACAGTGATCTAGGTGACTACAGAGAGCACAAATGGTGCTTCATCTCATATATGCAGAAG GGTTTAATCCCTGCTGTTCAGGAAGTTTTTCCAAGAGTTCACCATCGCTTCTGCGTGTGGCATTTGTGGCGCAATTTCTCGAAACAGTGGGGTAGTTGTGAGTTAAAAGATCTTGTGTGGAAATGTGCAAGGTCAAGGACAACAGTTGAATTTGATAGAAACATGAAGAGAGTTAAGTTGATCAACGAGAAAGCTTGGCAGTATCTTGATAAATGGCCAAAAGAGGCATGGACGAAGGCGCATTTCAGTGAGGTTCCGAAAGTGGATAACATATGCAACAGTGCCTGTGAGTCAttcaatgcaaagatcaaacacgAAAGGAGTAAGCCTATCCTGACCCTGGCTGAGAAAGTTAGGAGAATCATCATGAAGAGTATGGTTGATAACAGAAAGAAGTTGCAGAACTACCAAGGAATTCTCCCTCATGTTCAGCAAAGTAGGTTGGAAGCTATGACAGTGCTGTCCCACCATTGGGCTCCTCAGTGGTCTGGTGATGAAAAAGATGAGTTGTACGAAGTGCATGGCTGGCCGACGAATATGGTGGTTGACCTGAGCAAGCACACATGCACCTGTAGGTTTTGGCAACTTACAG GAATGCCGTGTATGCATGCAATATCGGCAATACAAGATAAGAATGACAAGAGACCTGAAGAATATTGCCATGAGTGGTTAAAGATGGAAGCGTATAAGCGTACCTACTATTTTAATGTCAATCCGGTTAAGGGGTAG